A window of the Thermoleophilia bacterium SCSIO 60948 genome harbors these coding sequences:
- a CDS encoding glutathione S-transferase family protein produces MLTIYRAPYSTNCERISLAMGLKSVVPDEEVVISYDDRSAVEEASGQGLVPVLVEDGIAVADSQRILRHLDDVAPEPGLYPASDVLAARVRVFSEWFDAVWKVEPNLLEAELAGAADEGRDPDPVLVATLGTTIQERLAIFESLLEDGPYLIGEDLTAADLIAFPFLKYAFGRDPEDPDLFHRVIDEHQQLGDSHPRLREWIARIDALPRAFGP; encoded by the coding sequence GTGCTGACGATCTACCGCGCGCCCTATTCGACGAACTGCGAGCGCATCTCCCTGGCGATGGGTCTCAAGTCCGTCGTGCCAGACGAAGAGGTCGTGATCTCCTACGACGATCGCTCGGCCGTCGAGGAGGCGAGCGGTCAGGGGCTCGTTCCGGTGCTCGTTGAAGACGGCATCGCCGTCGCTGACTCGCAGCGGATCCTTCGCCACCTCGACGACGTCGCGCCCGAGCCCGGGCTCTACCCGGCGAGCGACGTTCTCGCCGCGCGAGTACGCGTCTTCTCCGAGTGGTTCGACGCGGTCTGGAAGGTCGAGCCGAATCTGCTCGAGGCCGAGCTCGCCGGCGCCGCGGACGAGGGGCGCGACCCCGACCCCGTGCTCGTCGCGACGCTCGGCACCACGATCCAGGAGCGCCTCGCGATATTCGAGTCGCTGCTCGAGGACGGTCCCTACCTGATCGGCGAGGACCTGACGGCGGCAGACCTCATCGCCTTCCCGTTCCTCAAGTACGCGTTCGGGCGTGACCCCGAGGACCCGGACCTCTTCCACCGCGTGATCGACGAGCATCAGCAGCTCGGCGACTCGCATCCGCGGCTGCGCGAGTGGATCGCCCGCATCGACGCGCTGCCGCGAGCTTTCGGGCCGTAG
- a CDS encoding ribose-phosphate pyrophosphokinase, with the protein MVFGGRASMELAARIAGRLDLDLGNVHQRTFSDGEIYCRFEESIRGADVFLVQSTCAAPAHDMSPNDALMELLMMADAAQGASAHRIIAVMPWYGYARQDKKSAPREPISARVVAQALEAVGVDRVLTMDLHSGQIQGFFKTPVDHMTAMPMLTQYFIDQHFDEELVIVSPDAGRVKVARNFARKIGVHWAVMEKERPAQQVAEIGYVVGDVRGKTAVLVDDMIDTAGTLCAAARTALDEGAAKVIAVATHGVFSGPAYERLPYEKSGIERIVVSDTIPLRPGAPDNIVQLSSAQTLADSIRRIFADDSVSEIFAGENQLF; encoded by the coding sequence ATGGTCTTCGGCGGCCGGGCCTCGATGGAGCTCGCCGCGCGGATCGCGGGCCGGCTCGACCTCGACCTCGGCAACGTCCATCAGCGGACGTTCTCCGACGGCGAGATCTACTGCCGCTTCGAGGAGTCGATCCGCGGCGCCGACGTCTTCCTCGTGCAGTCGACCTGCGCCGCCCCGGCGCACGACATGTCGCCGAACGACGCGCTGATGGAGCTGCTGATGATGGCCGACGCCGCGCAGGGCGCCTCGGCCCACCGGATCATCGCCGTCATGCCCTGGTACGGCTACGCCCGTCAGGACAAGAAGTCGGCTCCGCGCGAACCGATCTCCGCCCGCGTCGTCGCCCAGGCGCTCGAGGCGGTCGGCGTCGACCGCGTCCTGACGATGGACCTCCACTCAGGCCAGATCCAGGGCTTTTTCAAGACGCCGGTCGACCACATGACCGCGATGCCGATGCTGACCCAGTACTTCATCGATCAGCACTTCGACGAGGAGCTCGTGATCGTCTCCCCGGACGCCGGTCGCGTGAAGGTCGCCCGCAACTTCGCCCGCAAGATCGGCGTCCACTGGGCGGTCATGGAGAAGGAGCGCCCCGCCCAGCAGGTCGCCGAGATCGGCTACGTGGTCGGCGACGTCCGCGGCAAGACCGCCGTCCTCGTCGACGACATGATCGACACCGCCGGGACCCTCTGTGCCGCCGCCCGCACCGCGCTCGACGAGGGCGCGGCGAAGGTCATCGCGGTCGCGACCCACGGCGTCTTCTCGGGTCCGGCCTACGAGCGCCTTCCCTACGAGAAGTCCGGCATCGAGCGGATCGTCGTCTCCGACACGATCCCGCTGCGCCCCGGCGCGCCGGACAACATCGTCCAGCTCTCGAGCGCCCAGACGCTCGCCGACTCGATCCGCCGCATCTTCGCTGACGACTCCGTCTCCGAGATCTTCGCCGGCGAGAACCAGCTGTTCTAG
- the glmU gene encoding bifunctional UDP-N-acetylglucosamine diphosphorylase/glucosamine-1-phosphate N-acetyltransferase GlmU: MAAGQGTRMRSSLPKVLHPVCGRPMVAWPVLAAREAGAARVAVIASPDRDLSSGLPEGTEEVIQQVADGTGGAVRAAAELIRAGGSDTVVVLSGDVPLLSAEVIGALLETHRAQRAAATMITAVLDDPGSYGRVVRDETGQVARVVETKHPEGIPAEILEIGEINTGSYAFDSEPLLAALETLTPDELTGEYFLPDVLPILRDGGHRIAGHIASDPAVNLGVNDRADLATVTVEARARLLEAHMRAGVTVIDPGSTWIDADVEIAPDVTLEPGCSLKGSTRVESGALIGPHTTLENTWVGEAASVRHSFCDGADVGPGATVGPFAYLRPGARLETGSKAGTFVEIKNSTVGEGAKVPHLSYVGDAEVGARANLGAGTITANYDGFVKNKTLIGEDARISVHTSLVAPIAVGERAYTGAGAVVRKDVPPDALAVSQGQQRNIEGYAEQRRQRAEQSRAGDRGDER; encoded by the coding sequence ATGGCCGCGGGCCAGGGCACGCGGATGCGCTCGTCGCTGCCGAAGGTCCTGCACCCGGTCTGCGGGCGGCCGATGGTCGCCTGGCCCGTGCTGGCGGCCCGTGAGGCGGGGGCGGCGCGGGTTGCGGTGATCGCCTCGCCCGACCGTGATCTCTCCTCCGGGCTTCCCGAGGGCACCGAGGAGGTCATCCAGCAGGTCGCCGACGGGACGGGCGGAGCGGTTCGCGCTGCCGCCGAGCTGATCCGCGCCGGCGGCTCGGACACCGTCGTCGTCCTTTCCGGTGACGTCCCACTGCTCTCGGCCGAGGTCATCGGCGCACTGCTCGAGACGCATCGCGCCCAGCGCGCCGCTGCGACGATGATCACTGCGGTCCTCGACGACCCCGGCTCCTACGGCCGCGTCGTCCGCGACGAGACCGGACAGGTCGCGCGCGTCGTCGAGACGAAGCACCCCGAGGGGATTCCCGCCGAGATCCTCGAGATCGGCGAGATCAACACGGGCAGCTACGCGTTCGACTCCGAGCCGTTGCTCGCCGCGCTCGAGACGCTCACCCCCGACGAGCTCACGGGCGAGTACTTCCTGCCCGACGTCCTGCCGATCCTCCGCGACGGCGGCCATCGGATCGCGGGCCATATCGCTTCTGACCCCGCGGTCAACCTCGGCGTCAACGACCGCGCCGACCTCGCGACGGTCACCGTCGAGGCTCGCGCCCGGCTCCTCGAAGCCCACATGCGCGCCGGCGTCACGGTGATCGACCCCGGCTCGACCTGGATCGACGCCGACGTCGAGATCGCTCCGGACGTCACGCTCGAGCCCGGCTGCTCGCTCAAGGGCTCGACCCGCGTCGAGTCCGGCGCCCTGATCGGCCCGCACACGACGCTCGAGAACACCTGGGTCGGCGAGGCGGCCTCGGTCCGCCACTCGTTCTGCGACGGCGCCGACGTCGGCCCCGGCGCGACGGTCGGCCCCTTCGCCTACCTGCGGCCGGGCGCCCGGCTCGAGACCGGCTCCAAGGCCGGCACCTTCGTCGAGATCAAGAACTCGACCGTCGGCGAGGGGGCGAAGGTCCCACACCTCTCCTACGTCGGCGACGCCGAGGTCGGGGCCCGCGCGAATCTCGGCGCCGGAACGATCACGGCGAACTACGACGGATTCGTCAAGAACAAGACGCTTATCGGGGAGGATGCGCGGATATCGGTCCACACCTCCCTGGTCGCGCCGATCGCTGTGGGCGAACGCGCTTACACTGGCGCCGGCGCGGTGGTGCGAAAGGACGTACCCCCCGATGCGCTCGCGGTCAGTCAGGGCCAGCAGCGAAACATCGAGGGCTACGCCGAGCAGCGCAGGCAGCGGGCCGAGCAGTCGCGGGCAGGCGATCGGGGCGACGAGCGATGA
- a CDS encoding NAD(P)-dependent oxidoreductase codes for MTDQNAVAVLGTGIMGGAMARNLAADGFEVRAWNRDGSKAEALTDAGVIAKDSPAEAVDGADVVVTMLADGAATRSVMDEQGALAAMDPRAAWVQTATVGIAATEEFEGLAGGCGIGFVDAPVLGTKKPAEDGELVVLASGREECRGKVDPVFDAIGKKTLWLGDAGQGSRLKLVLNSWIVNLTAALGEAVATAEALGVDPEAFIDTIDGAPMGTPYANVKAPLMLSGSYEPSFPLELATKDARLVLDAVGDAADLRLVRAALEANEAAVELGYGEDDMAAVAEAARPSRD; via the coding sequence ATGACCGATCAGAACGCAGTCGCCGTCCTCGGCACGGGGATCATGGGCGGGGCGATGGCGCGGAACCTCGCGGCGGACGGATTCGAGGTCCGGGCGTGGAACCGCGACGGCTCGAAGGCCGAAGCCCTCACCGACGCCGGCGTCATAGCCAAGGACTCCCCCGCCGAGGCCGTGGACGGAGCCGACGTCGTCGTCACGATGCTCGCCGACGGCGCCGCGACGCGGTCGGTCATGGACGAACAGGGTGCGCTCGCGGCGATGGACCCGCGCGCGGCCTGGGTTCAGACCGCGACCGTCGGGATCGCCGCGACCGAGGAGTTCGAGGGCCTGGCCGGCGGCTGCGGGATCGGCTTCGTCGACGCGCCGGTACTCGGGACGAAGAAGCCGGCCGAGGACGGAGAGCTCGTCGTCCTCGCGTCAGGCCGGGAGGAGTGCCGCGGCAAGGTCGATCCCGTCTTCGACGCGATCGGAAAGAAGACACTCTGGCTCGGGGACGCCGGCCAGGGCTCGCGGCTGAAGCTCGTGCTCAACTCGTGGATCGTCAACCTGACGGCCGCGCTCGGCGAGGCGGTCGCGACCGCCGAGGCGCTCGGCGTCGACCCCGAGGCGTTCATCGACACGATCGACGGCGCGCCGATGGGCACCCCCTACGCGAACGTCAAGGCCCCACTGATGCTGTCGGGCAGCTACGAGCCCTCCTTCCCGCTCGAGCTCGCCACGAAGGACGCCCGCCTCGTCCTCGACGCCGTCGGCGACGCCGCCGACCTCCGGCTCGTCCGCGCCGCGCTCGAGGCCAACGAGGCCGCGGTCGAGCTCGGCTACGGCGAGGACGACATGGCCGCCGTCGCGGAGGCGGCCCGGCCGAGTCGCGACTAG
- a CDS encoding bifunctional DedA family/phosphatase PAP2 family protein — protein sequence MAVAMVALPRDRKTQVRWGIIAALLVAAYFAYKEFFPEIDPEQVLETVSETLGQWTYPLVAFLAFGETGAFIGLVFPGETAVIVAGAVAGQGVTNVVITLAIVWFSAWLGDSASFFLGSKLGRDFIYKHGPKVRITQERFHQVEGYFQRHGGKTILVGRFIGLVRALAPFIAGSSGMRYRDFVPYSILGTGLWSATFTLLGYFLSRNIDQATKIAGQGIIAFGFLIALFVGGYVAARFLRERENRERLVRGMEERAALRPLVALGRRLARPARFVWERLTPGGLGLELTTLVAVLAVSGFIVIGYISIFSADLGPTPGDQIAADIAAQLQRSDLLVEVAKVLTHLGAGVVTVGVAIVAAAFLLWKRLPADAVVLVLGSVLISVLITPELKDLVARPRPEGALIDAPGFAWPSGHAANAVVYTALGIVLAYRAVAGPARRSLFVIAGIVLTGLVGSTRILLGVHWGSDVGGGFAEGAFVYALLATVALIVLHLRQNSGA from the coding sequence ATGGCGGTCGCGATGGTCGCCTTGCCGCGTGACAGGAAGACCCAGGTTCGCTGGGGGATCATCGCGGCGCTGCTCGTCGCGGCGTACTTCGCCTACAAGGAGTTCTTCCCCGAGATCGATCCCGAGCAGGTGCTCGAAACGGTCTCCGAGACGCTCGGACAGTGGACCTACCCGCTGGTCGCATTCCTCGCCTTCGGCGAGACGGGGGCGTTCATCGGCCTCGTCTTCCCCGGTGAGACGGCGGTCATCGTCGCCGGCGCCGTCGCCGGCCAGGGGGTCACGAACGTCGTCATCACGCTCGCGATCGTCTGGTTCTCGGCCTGGCTCGGCGACTCGGCGAGCTTCTTCCTCGGTTCGAAGCTCGGGCGCGACTTCATCTACAAGCACGGCCCGAAGGTCCGGATCACGCAAGAGCGCTTCCACCAGGTCGAGGGCTACTTCCAGCGCCACGGCGGCAAGACGATCCTCGTCGGCCGCTTCATCGGCCTCGTCCGGGCGCTGGCGCCGTTCATCGCCGGGAGCTCGGGGATGCGCTACCGCGACTTCGTGCCGTACTCGATCCTCGGCACCGGCCTCTGGTCAGCCACGTTCACGCTGCTCGGCTACTTCCTCAGCCGCAACATCGACCAGGCGACGAAGATCGCCGGGCAGGGGATCATCGCGTTCGGGTTCCTGATCGCGCTGTTCGTCGGCGGGTACGTCGCCGCGCGCTTCCTGCGCGAGCGCGAGAACCGCGAGCGGCTCGTCCGCGGGATGGAGGAGCGCGCGGCCCTGCGACCGCTCGTCGCGCTGGGGCGGCGACTCGCGAGGCCGGCGCGGTTCGTCTGGGAGCGACTGACGCCGGGCGGCCTCGGGCTCGAGCTGACGACGCTGGTCGCGGTGCTCGCCGTGTCCGGGTTCATCGTGATCGGCTACATCTCGATCTTCAGCGCGGACCTCGGGCCGACGCCGGGCGATCAGATCGCGGCCGACATCGCCGCTCAGCTGCAGCGCTCGGATCTGCTCGTCGAGGTCGCCAAGGTCCTGACCCATCTCGGCGCAGGGGTCGTGACGGTCGGGGTCGCGATCGTTGCCGCGGCGTTCCTGCTCTGGAAGCGTCTGCCCGCCGACGCGGTGGTGCTCGTCCTCGGGTCCGTGCTGATCTCCGTGCTGATCACCCCGGAGCTCAAGGACCTCGTCGCACGGCCGCGGCCCGAGGGCGCGCTGATCGACGCGCCGGGCTTCGCCTGGCCGAGCGGGCACGCGGCCAACGCCGTCGTCTACACCGCGCTCGGGATCGTCCTCGCCTACCGCGCCGTGGCCGGTCCCGCCCGGCGTTCGCTGTTCGTGATCGCGGGGATCGTGCTCACCGGGCTGGTCGGGTCGACGCGGATCCTGCTCGGCGTCCACTGGGGCAGTGACGTCGGCGGCGGGTTCGCCGAAGGGGCGTTCGTATACGCGTTACTGGCGACCGTCGCGCTGATCGTCCTTCACTTGCGTCAGAATTCGGGCGCTTGA
- a CDS encoding 4-(cytidine 5'-diphospho)-2-C-methyl-D-erythritol kinase (catalyzes the phosphorylation of 4-diphosphocytidyl-2-C-methyl-D-erythritol in the nonmevalonate pathway of isoprenoid biosynthesis), translating into MERVVVRAPAKVNLGLLVGRPRADGMHELRSLFCPLALSDRIVVEPSARAVDGVVCEGVAGPNLVSATLDGLRARGWSPPPLRVEIDKRIPVAAGMGGGSADAAAILRLAAADGVAGVEDLALALGADVPFGLTATFALVGGVGERIEPLPRPASFALVLIPSQEGLATGEVFAEADRIGAGRDPDELDELGDELRRIAGAGISPLEYAHLLHNDLEAAAISLRPQVREALDALEQVGAARAMVTGSGPTVFGLFENLDAADAAAAELPPRFAGSLVTAPRSLS; encoded by the coding sequence GTGGAGCGGGTCGTCGTCCGGGCGCCGGCGAAGGTCAATCTCGGGCTGCTCGTCGGGCGTCCGCGCGCCGACGGGATGCACGAGCTGCGCTCGCTGTTCTGCCCGCTGGCGTTGTCGGACCGGATCGTCGTCGAGCCGTCGGCGCGTGCCGTCGATGGGGTCGTCTGTGAGGGCGTCGCCGGGCCGAATCTCGTTTCGGCCACGCTCGACGGACTGCGGGCCCGCGGTTGGTCGCCGCCGCCACTTCGCGTCGAGATCGACAAGCGGATCCCGGTTGCGGCGGGGATGGGCGGCGGCAGCGCCGACGCCGCGGCGATCCTGAGACTCGCCGCCGCCGATGGTGTCGCCGGTGTCGAGGACCTGGCGCTCGCGCTCGGCGCCGACGTGCCGTTCGGGCTGACCGCGACGTTCGCGCTCGTCGGCGGCGTCGGCGAGCGGATCGAGCCGTTGCCGCGACCGGCGAGCTTCGCGCTCGTACTGATCCCCTCGCAGGAGGGACTCGCCACCGGCGAGGTGTTCGCCGAGGCCGACCGGATCGGCGCGGGTCGCGACCCTGACGAGCTCGACGAGCTCGGCGACGAGTTGCGGCGGATCGCCGGAGCCGGGATCTCGCCGCTCGAGTACGCGCATCTGCTCCACAACGACCTCGAGGCCGCGGCGATCTCGTTGCGTCCGCAGGTCCGCGAAGCGCTCGACGCGCTCGAGCAGGTCGGTGCGGCGCGGGCGATGGTCACGGGCTCCGGCCCGACGGTCTTCGGCCTGTTCGAGAACCTCGACGCGGCGGACGCCGCGGCGGCCGAGCTTCCGCCGCGCTTCGCGGGGTCGCTGGTCACCGCTCCGCGGTCGCTGAGCTGA
- the rsmA gene encoding ribosomal RNA small subunit methyltransferase A — translation MARLGQNFLADPNLLEAIVRSAGLAGDEVVLEVGGGEGVLTERLAEHAAHVHLIELDRNLAPYLEPVAERAGNVAIVWGDAMRIDLHALDPAPTAMVANLPYSIATPLILRTIAELPSLERWTLMVQREIADRLRAGPGTKLYGSPSVVAQLACDVEFLRPVGRSVFSPRPRVDSALIALRRRGPAAPADLVRLVRGAFAHRRKTLAASLELAGVAKRPEARAALEALGLDPASRAEALAPGEFGELGRQLAGAEPGT, via the coding sequence GTGGCTCGACTGGGCCAGAACTTCCTCGCCGACCCGAACCTGCTCGAGGCGATCGTGCGCTCCGCCGGGCTCGCGGGCGACGAGGTCGTGCTCGAGGTCGGTGGGGGCGAGGGGGTGCTGACCGAGCGACTCGCCGAGCACGCCGCGCACGTGCATCTGATCGAGCTCGACCGCAACCTGGCGCCGTATCTCGAGCCGGTCGCCGAGCGCGCCGGGAACGTCGCGATCGTCTGGGGCGATGCGATGCGGATCGACCTCCACGCGCTCGACCCAGCGCCCACCGCGATGGTCGCGAACCTCCCCTACTCGATCGCCACGCCGCTCATCCTGCGGACGATCGCCGAGCTGCCGAGCCTCGAGCGCTGGACGCTGATGGTCCAGCGCGAGATCGCCGACCGGCTGCGCGCCGGACCGGGGACGAAGCTCTACGGATCGCCGAGCGTCGTCGCGCAGCTCGCCTGCGACGTCGAGTTCCTGCGCCCGGTGGGTCGCTCGGTCTTCAGTCCGCGCCCGCGCGTCGACTCGGCGCTGATCGCGCTGCGACGCCGCGGGCCGGCGGCGCCGGCCGACCTCGTCCGGCTGGTCCGCGGCGCCTTCGCTCACCGGCGAAAGACGCTCGCCGCCTCGCTCGAGCTCGCCGGCGTCGCGAAGCGGCCGGAGGCCCGCGCGGCGCTCGAGGCGCTCGGACTCGACCCCGCCTCGCGGGCCGAGGCGCTCGCGCCGGGCGAATTCGGGGAGCTCGGACGGCAGCTGGCCGGAGCGGAGCCGGGAACGTGA
- a CDS encoding ABC transporter permease subunit, protein MSAHPAAGGTSPGGFGTALVVARFALVESLRRRVFLVVTILTVAFLVLYGLGANFAFDEATQSGIATGDLVNAQTIAGSTIFGLAMFATLFLGAVLAVFLTIGVVRGDAETGLLQPLVVRPLGRRWMLLARWVAAALTSGVYVLVVYGIALLITVSLGDWEPSQKLVPGLLLAFAVMNLAAFSVLASVFLSATAQGIAVFMTFGAGLTGGLLGQIGEALSSSGLETVADVVTTLLPFEALYQDALYRLTADTTGIERVFVNLGPFGGAQQAGAPILLWAAVMTAGLLALAGAAFMRRDL, encoded by the coding sequence ATGAGCGCGCATCCGGCCGCGGGGGGCACCTCGCCGGGTGGGTTCGGAACGGCGCTCGTCGTCGCGCGCTTCGCGCTCGTCGAGAGCCTTCGCCGCCGCGTCTTCCTCGTCGTCACGATCCTCACGGTCGCGTTCCTCGTCCTCTACGGGCTCGGCGCGAACTTCGCCTTCGACGAGGCGACGCAGTCGGGGATCGCGACCGGCGATCTCGTCAACGCCCAGACGATCGCCGGCTCGACGATCTTCGGCCTCGCGATGTTCGCGACGCTGTTCCTCGGCGCGGTGCTCGCGGTCTTCCTGACGATCGGAGTCGTTCGCGGCGACGCCGAGACCGGGCTGCTCCAGCCGCTGGTCGTGCGCCCGCTCGGGCGCAGGTGGATGCTGCTCGCGCGCTGGGTCGCCGCGGCGCTCACCTCCGGCGTCTACGTCCTCGTCGTCTACGGGATCGCGTTGCTGATCACCGTCTCGCTCGGCGACTGGGAGCCGAGCCAGAAACTCGTGCCCGGGCTGCTGCTCGCCTTCGCGGTCATGAACCTCGCCGCGTTCTCGGTCCTCGCCTCGGTCTTCCTGTCGGCGACCGCGCAGGGGATCGCGGTGTTCATGACGTTCGGCGCCGGGCTGACCGGCGGCCTGCTCGGCCAAATCGGAGAGGCGCTGTCCTCGAGCGGCCTCGAGACCGTCGCCGACGTCGTGACGACCCTGCTGCCGTTCGAGGCCCTCTACCAGGACGCTCTCTACCGGCTGACCGCCGACACGACCGGGATCGAGCGCGTCTTCGTCAACCTCGGCCCGTTCGGCGGCGCCCAGCAGGCGGGCGCGCCGATCCTGCTGTGGGCCGCCGTGATGACCGCGGGTCTTCTGGCGCTCGCCGGCGCCGCGTTCATGCGGCGCGACCTCTAG
- a CDS encoding ABC transporter ATP-binding protein has protein sequence MNVFEAIDLEKSYGAKRALRGVSLEVGEAQVVGLLGPNGAGKSTLAKIACGLVTPTSGVARVAGSPAGSISARSAIGYLAELFRFPSWAKADELLRLHQRLAGSRGGEAERRDLLALVGLESAAETRLGEMSKGMQQRFGIAQALVGSPRLLLLDEPTSALDPAGRRVVRRLLDEVRGRGVAVLLSSHLLGEVELVCDEVAIVAGGEVVQRGRPSELSRPRGVEVETGSGKRLYEGVGREDAPRIVAELVGAGESVYGVEVLASTLEDTYLEAVGEGER, from the coding sequence GTGAACGTGTTCGAGGCGATCGACCTCGAGAAGAGCTACGGCGCGAAGCGGGCGCTGAGGGGCGTGTCGCTCGAGGTCGGTGAGGCTCAGGTCGTCGGGCTCCTCGGCCCGAACGGGGCCGGCAAGTCGACGCTCGCGAAGATCGCATGCGGCCTCGTGACCCCCACCTCGGGCGTGGCCCGTGTCGCCGGAAGCCCGGCCGGGAGCATCTCTGCGCGCTCGGCGATCGGCTACCTCGCCGAGCTCTTCCGCTTTCCCTCGTGGGCGAAGGCCGATGAGCTCCTGCGACTGCACCAGCGGCTCGCCGGCTCGCGTGGCGGCGAGGCCGAGCGCCGCGATCTGCTGGCGCTCGTCGGGCTCGAGTCCGCCGCCGAGACGCGCCTCGGCGAGATGTCGAAGGGGATGCAGCAGCGCTTCGGGATCGCCCAGGCGCTCGTCGGCTCACCGCGCCTCCTGCTTCTCGACGAGCCGACGAGCGCGCTCGATCCGGCCGGCCGCCGCGTCGTCCGCCGGCTGCTCGACGAGGTCCGTGGCCGCGGCGTCGCGGTGCTGCTGAGCTCGCACCTGTTGGGCGAGGTCGAGCTCGTCTGCGACGAGGTCGCGATCGTCGCCGGCGGTGAGGTCGTCCAGCGCGGTCGCCCGTCCGAGCTCTCGCGCCCGCGCGGGGTCGAGGTCGAGACCGGCTCGGGGAAGCGGCTCTACGAGGGCGTGGGCCGCGAGGACGCGCCGCGGATCGTCGCCGAGCTCGTCGGCGCGGGGGAGAGCGTCTACGGGGTCGAGGTGCTCGCCTCGACGCTCGAGGACACCTACCTCGAGGCCGTCGGGGAGGGCGAGCGATGA
- a CDS encoding TatD family hydrolase — protein sequence MVDTHCHLEVCEPPNGELVDRAVAAGVTRMLSVGLDEASNRAVIASAAEFEQVFAAVGRHPNSAGGFDDAAARDIRELAADPLVRAVGETGLDFYRDTAPRPDQRTAFDAQIEIAREVAKPLVIHVRDGDRETGGEALEETFVTLRERADGVAVILHCFSAPPERVAEAAERGWYCSFAGNLTYASSERLREAAALVPDELVLVETDAPFLTPRSRRRERNEPGFVVETATVLAEARGVDAGELEALVETNAAAVFGW from the coding sequence GTGGTCGATACCCACTGCCATCTCGAGGTCTGCGAGCCGCCGAACGGCGAGCTCGTCGACCGTGCGGTCGCGGCCGGCGTCACCAGGATGCTCTCCGTCGGTCTCGACGAGGCCTCGAACCGCGCCGTGATCGCCTCGGCCGCCGAGTTCGAGCAGGTCTTCGCCGCCGTCGGGCGACACCCGAACTCGGCCGGCGGCTTCGACGATGCGGCGGCACGTGACATCCGCGAGCTCGCCGCCGATCCGCTCGTCCGCGCGGTCGGCGAGACGGGCCTCGACTTCTACCGCGACACCGCGCCGCGGCCGGACCAGCGGACGGCGTTCGACGCCCAGATCGAGATCGCCCGCGAGGTAGCCAAGCCGCTCGTGATCCACGTCCGCGACGGCGACCGCGAAACGGGTGGCGAGGCGCTCGAGGAGACGTTCGTGACGCTTCGCGAGCGGGCCGACGGCGTCGCCGTGATCCTGCACTGCTTCTCGGCGCCGCCAGAGCGCGTGGCCGAGGCTGCCGAGCGCGGCTGGTACTGCTCGTTCGCAGGCAACCTGACCTACGCGAGCTCCGAGCGGCTGCGCGAGGCGGCCGCGCTCGTGCCAGACGAGCTCGTGCTCGTCGAGACGGACGCTCCGTTCCTGACCCCGCGCTCGCGCCGCCGCGAGCGAAATGAGCCCGGCTTCGTCGTCGAGACCGCGACCGTCCTCGCCGAGGCGCGCGGGGTCGACGCGGGCGAGCTCGAGGCTCTGGTCGAGACGAACGCCGCCGCCGTCTTCGGCTGGTGA